From Toxorhynchites rutilus septentrionalis strain SRP chromosome 2, ASM2978413v1, whole genome shotgun sequence, a single genomic window includes:
- the LOC129769495 gene encoding transcription factor grauzone-like produces MDCVNICNFCFQEGLPDIKSVHSYSTEFNTHRIEDIVTKHFWFKTEELVGFVICTTCWNKLSDFHSFYCHVEQLCKQEILEYELFTVKKLEPDPETPVDEIELKNVIIKTEIVDNEDMEENVCDIQQEEKILVLDIKVEPDESEQRKELNIVPVIKAVEHSEKPENRNKEVKRPIVTNEEILLYCQMDCKACSQNFATFKQFKLHYSAVHNQRGYVTCCNSRFYDITRLREHIRVHMDPATFHCSDCKRNFCSKTTLLSHRLLLHLPNDQRSFSCELCPKKFAKQYHLKTHMLTHKTVKDFPCQNCDKQFSSKGALTIHLKNIHRRANEGMCDICSKVLKSRSALTVHRAEHFNTKRILCTTCGKWFKNEISLKKHKIRHQEETKNIVCGTCGKRSPNTHALKKHIQDQHTKGRIHQCSLCDKSFKQALVLKEHMATHTGQQLYSCAYCGKEFRSSGNLHSHRKKAHPDEWQENQKTKQTSPSDV; encoded by the exons ATGGATTgtgtaaatatatgcaatttctGTTTCCAAGAGGGCTTACCTGATATCAAGAGTGTTCACAGTTATTCGACGGAATTCAATACGCATCGAATTGAAGATATTGTGACCaaacatttttggtttaag ACAGAGGAGCTTGTTGGCTTTGTGATCTGCACTACATGCTGGAATAAGCTGTCTGATTTCCATTCATTCTATTGCCATGTTGAACAGCTATGTAAACAGGAGATACTGGAATATGAACTGTTCACGGTAAAGAAACTTGAGCCGGATCCAGAAACTCCTGTCGATGAGATTGAGTTGAAAAATGTAATAATAAAAACGGAGATAGTCGACAATGAAGATATGGAAGAGAATGTGTGTGACATCCAACAGGAAGAAAAAATTCTCGTTCTAGACATAAAGGTAGAACCGGATGAAAGCGAACAGAGAAAAGAACTAAACATTGTTCCAGTCATAAAGGCAGTAGAACATTCTGAAAAACCAGAAAATCGAAATAAGGAAGTGAAGCGCCCTATCGTTACGAACGAGGAAATTCTGCTGTATTGTCAGATGGATTGTAAGGCATGTTCGCAAAACTTTGCGACcttcaaacagttcaagctacaCTATAGCGCTGTTCATAATCAACGGGGCTATGTAACATGTTGCAATTCACGGTTCTACGACATTACTCGGCTACGCGAACACATACGCGTTCACATGGATCCCGCTACATTTCATTGCTCGGATTGTAAGAGAAATTTTTGCTCTAAAACTACATTACTTAGCCATCGTCTGTTGTTACATCTGCCGAACGATCAGAGAAGCTTCTCATGTGAACTATGCCCGAAAAAATTCGCCAAACAGTATCATCTCAAAACACATATGTTGACACACAAGACTGTAAAAGATTTTCCCTGTCAGAATTGCGATAAGCAATTTTCTTCTAAAGGGGCACTAACCATCCACTTGAAAAATATTCACAGACGTGCAAATGAAGGCATGTGTGATATCTGTTCGAAAGTATTGAAATCGAGAAGTGCGCTTACGGTACATCGGGCGGAACACTTCAACACGAAACGAATCCTTTGTACAACTTGTGGCAAATGGTTTAAAAACGAGATTTCATTGAAAAAGCATAAGATCCGACACCAGGAGGAAACTAAAAACATTGTGTGCGGCACATGTGGGAAGCGATCACCAAATACACACGCACTGAAAAAACACATTCAGGACCAACACACAAAGGGACGAATTCATCAGTGTTCACTGTGTGACAAATCATTCAAACAAGCGTTGGTTTTGAAG GAACACATGGCCACACATACCGGTCAACAGCTTTACTCTTGTGCTTACTGTGGAAAGGAGTTCAGATCATCCGGTAATTTGCATTCACATCGAAAAAAGGCACACCCAGATGAATGGCAGGaaaatcagaagacgaagcaaACGTCCCCGAGTGATGTTTAA